The Phycodurus eques isolate BA_2022a chromosome 8, UOR_Pequ_1.1, whole genome shotgun sequence nucleotide sequence ttttcaagtATCTAGACCTGACTTCCActatgactttttactttttactccctacatttgacaCCGCCTACTTCGGGGTTGAACTGACCGGTCAACCAATCGATGCGTCGACATTACCACTGCGCGGTGACGCTTATAGGTTGAAGTTGATTTATCAGCAATCACACGTTTCGGTATTAACAACACAGATGCCTCGCTGAAATCAACAGGGGGTCGGTCGGCACAGCAAACTAGCAGCGGTGCCTCAAAAGTGTTGAAATAGTTTACTAAAAAATGAGACTGGTCGCACAGCcacatgtataaaaaaaaaaaagaaaaaaaaaagtgcaagtcTATTCTCAAGTACATGTACGGTATACGAAAAGCACACGTCCTATGAACGCCCTACTAAAAAGGTATCCGCTAGCGGACAAACtcaattttacacattttgttaGTCAGTTAGCAAAGCTCTGACAACACATTGTTTTGACAGCTGGCGCTTATTGTATGTACATTCACAatcattttgacttttgtacTCAAGTACATCTCAGCATTGGTAACCTAgtggtacatgctgctgcctttcatgcagatggcgagggttcgattcccggccaGCGCCCTcccgtgtaaaaaaaaaaaaaaaaaacaacaacaaaaaaacaggtgtgctttatatatatatatatatatatatatatatatataaaattatatatcaTACGACTGACTCACTGTGGTGACCCCagatgggacaagccgaaagtcgcAGCAACAACttgtgtacattttaattttaccattgtcatttttttagtatttgtaCTACTACTCAAGTATGTTGTGTGAGTAGTTTAGCCACCGCTGACGTCAACAGCTAACAAACTGTAAAAATCTGGACAGCGTGAAAGTGAATCGCATTTTGCGTTGGTTGAGTAAATGACACGAGAAGTGACAAAATAGGGCAGCTGCGCTGTACATTTAAAGCGACTTACAGTCATGTCATAAACAATGCAGCTTGTGGGTAACCCATCTTGTGTCTTTACAGCCGTGGTTTAAATAttaaagcagcagcagcaggtctGGATGGTGTGTGGACCACACTGCTTGTagcagtgcaaaaaaaacaacaacaaaaaacgttcAAATATGTATGGTCTGACTCCTCACAAGCCCATCTGCATGTCGGCAAAGTTGAAGAAGTTGTCCACGTCGCGAGCAGATGTGTTCTTGTTGTCCGAGACGAAAACCTGCGGGGAAATAAAGAGagggtggatggatgtattgttgttaaacacagtggtgcctcgagatacaagTTCCATTCGTTCCGTGCCCACGCTCAGAACTTtgaaacacttgtatctcaaatcatctttccacattgaaatgaaaggaaatgccattaatccgttacaAATAAAAACTTAGCGTCGCAAAGATAAGACACATTTCCAGAAATAAGATTTGATTTAAAGTATGAATGGTCTTCAGATGAAGGTGAAGGTAAGGGGAGAAGCCCGGCGATGTCAACGCAAACTTCACTTTGTGTGATAACTCTTaactgaaccacaaaaacatggcagttgtttcttggttgatttttttttgctctgtgtcACGAGCCAACATTTGAGTAACACGTGAGCAAAGATGGACAAATTTACCGAAAATGTTCCATGCTTTTGCAACGCTAGTGGTGGCTAAAGGGAGAAAAGCGCGGCGCACACCTTGGTACCGCTGAAAACCTCGCTGGCTATGTTCTTGCAGGCTTCCACGACGCCGTCACCGTTCAGCTCCAGGGAAATGACGGGACCTGCGCAATAAAGATAGAACAAGTCACAAACTTGACAAAGTATGCCGGGCTATTTTACATGTGAACTCTTGAGCTGGCCCAtccgttttaaaaatcaaatgtggcccatgagcacaaacgtttgcccaccaCTAAGGTAGACACGCTTggcataatttctcatgtataacgCGGAccgcccccccccgccccaaaatagtgtgcattataacTAGgcataggggaaaatggaaaaacattttcacattttataaatttttttCCGTCATCtcaaggttatgaaaaaggtgtacgctttcattctagtatgccaccgccaccgagaggttatgaaaatgtgtatagcctacactttcattccaatatgacaggggtatatatgactgcatatatgtacaattgtactcataagtttacatacccaggcagaatttgtgaaatattatttatttatttaaaaaaacaaaacaaataaaaaatgtaaataagactGAAAAACAActatcattcatttctttatagttaagttttgtttaatgataatgcttttctgaaatgcttgacagtttaatttgaatcccattcaaataaaatgaaatgggttttgcctggtccttcatgttttctttaaataattataCACATCTTGCAAATTCTGGCAGGCCGAATCTGGGCCTTCGGTTCGACACAAGTGATTTCGAGGAAAAGGAGATTGAGTACGCGACCTTTGCCGATCCACTCCACGAGATCGTCAGCGTCGTTCTGGAAGACGCGCTTGACGTCCTCGGGCCGCATTGACACCTCTTTTGTCTGGATCAGCACGAAGCCTTTGGCGGTCGCCTGCGTGGGAGGGCACGGTTACGATGAGCATCATGGAAACATCTGGCGTGTGAAGAAGGAAGCGAGGAAGGGAGGACAGATGCAAGAAAGGaacgcacacatgcgcacagAAACACAAATTTTGAGCTCGCCGCTGAGCCAGCCTTCAGGATGAGTCACGCATATTTTGGCAGCAACGCAAGTATGAATCAAATCTTTCAGAAAGAACACGTGTACAGTACGGTCATGATAGAATTTCCAAACAGAATCCAgagtcaaaatacatttttctcgtCGTCTTAAAttactcattattattattattttttataatttaagtaatgtgaataaaaatgttatttatttacttttttctaaatgtagtcaataaattAATCCTAGCCATTTATTGGGTAagaaaccatatttggtaagAAAACCAGTCAAAATGCAAtaacattcaattcaatttatttttacatgatcTAAAAATTCCTAATTGGATTATTTTTTggtacattttaattcatttgtttAGGGATGCAAGTATTTacgtatgtttttttaaattaataattttgtagTAAATGAATCTCAGATACCTTATTTGGTAATGGAACAAGAgaattgttttttccttttgacaTCTCAAAACTCCacagaatttttaaaaactatttatttataaaatgttgtatttaataatgaatgaatcataGCCTTTTTTGTGTaagacacaaaataaatgtttaattggtaaatatttttttttgtacatttaataaatttttttagtcatctattttctatactgcttatcctcattaaatTCTATGCATGTATTTATTCAGACTAATCATAGCCATTTacttatttatcatttattgatTTGGTAAAtgcaaataagaaaaaaaaaagagacttgaACGACACCTCTCCTTACCTCGTCGATCATTTTGCGAGCGTTTGCCGTGGTGTACTCTCCGGCGAAGAACACAAACAGGCAGGACTCGTCGCTGTCCTTGCGTCGGCCTCCTTTGGTCAGAGGCACGATGCTGCGGGCCGCGTCCGCCCAAACGCGGACCGACTTGAAGTCCGAGTCGGCGCCGGGGGCCGGCACCGACTCCAGCACGACGGCGCTTTCGGGCAGCAGGCTCCAGTTGGTCTCGCCGGCCACGGGCGTGAAGTCGTGAATGTTGCTCCAGTTGTTGTTGAAGATGCTCAGGCCGGCGTCCTTGAAGTGGAAGGCCAGCTCGGGGTAGTAGTACTGGAAGCAGCCAAACTTCATCCCGGTGGACGACTCGATGATGGGCTGCGTGGCGCAGCACAGGAACACctgtggggaagaaaaaaaatattaggcGGCAGTCCGCAAATTGCTTTGTCTTCCTTTTACAAACAGTGAATATAAGAAGCCTACACACCCCAGCACCCCCGCAAATGATCTTGGTCAAATTTGTTTAGATCGCAAAAAACtggcaggggtgtgtagactttttctagACTGTATAACTGTGTCACGTAATGCTCTCGACTTAACAGGCTTTCTCAATTTACGCAGAAAGCTCGTTTTCTTACATGTCTCTCTCGCTCAACTGCATGTCAGTGCCTATCCTGGTGTGCTACTGCCCCTAGCGGTCACAATAATTCAATGCATGTCAAAGCACACTACGAATCAATGAATCAACAATTTCGCCTTCTTTTTAACGGTATGTTatgcaatttataaaaaaaaaaaaaaaaaaaaaaaaaaaaaaaaacttccactcACTCAACAAATTACTGTAGAAAAGAATGTGTGGtatgcaggctccctctagtggtcgGGAAAAGAATTACTATTtcagtgcagttcagttgtatttagcttttaagttcaatacatacGCATATAATCTTTAAGAacagtttttaaacatttaagtagAGTTCCCATTTAACTGATGTGCAATacaattgaattgaatcattatttatgaactgtaatgtttaaattttcctatatttaagcgcaagGTTAATGTTGCGCATCATGTTAAAATCATTTCCAATAGTATAACCACAGCACAACACCTCCATCTTTTTACAGTCCCGCGTGCGGAACTGCTGGCACGCCACCACGCAGCGGATTTGCTTGCAGTCCCGGAAGAAGACGCTGCCCTTGACGGGGCCCAGGACGATGCGGCAGTTGACGCAGTCGTCGACGGTGACGGCCGCCGCGTGGTCAAACACGTAGATGTCGCAGTCGTGGCAGTCCTGGATGACAAACTGTTGCCCGTTGAGCTTCCCGGGGAGGCGCCCCGCCGTCACGTCTTTGAGGCCTGTCAGCATGTAGTCTTTGGGATCCACCTGGGAAAAGACCAATACAGCGCGACTGCAACGTCTTtaattcaatgcaattataatggaagtcaattatttgtacattttaaaatagcgCTGTATTGTATAACAACATAAAACAGTGAAACGCCGCTAAGTCACAGGTCGCAATATCGcacattttcaagcaatttttttcaattttttacagtatacaggcaagtccgaatttatggtttagagaaggtccccaactaagctCCAGTATTAGTCGTCGTTCCCACAGAGCGGAGAGAtaacatgcctgtgagtattgttgtatgctatgttttgtatttgtgttcaagtagcagtttttgaaggtttataataaTTGTAACATTGATGCTATATTATGTTAGCCTACCCAAAAAACCCGTACCTTTCACCTAAAATAACATAGAACtcacagaaataataataatttatgatTAATCAACTCAAAAATGAGTAATGAAAATCAGtcattgctttatttttgtggtccaaccaaatgattattaaattattatgataaaacaaaactaatgaaaCTGGCCTGGACAAAAACGATGGTCCGTCATCATCTCCATATattttggaggggaaaaaaaatccaagtctaaaacaataaagtcacattttcaaggaaaaaaaagtcataatattacgagattaaaaacatgttttctttctACACAATCATCGGATTgcatcgtttaaaaaaaataaaaataaaaaaaaaacactattgaaattattattcaaTATAGCCTTCAGGATATGGAAGCAATACTGACATTGTGCATTTTAAATCAGTgtttctcaactggtgggtcctGACCCAAAAGTGGGCCGCGGAACCATTTTGGGTGGGCCGTGGATGgacagtacaaaaacaaaaaatgattcatattttgattttttttttcagtacagtacagaagcgtaccaagttcccacatgACAAGCAATATGTTTTTGCCGCGATGGCAATCCCTTTTGAAACAGCGTGTAAAAATATAACATGCTGTAATTGTTTTCAGAggctaaatataaacaaaacaacaaaaaaaatctatattttactattcttaacttctataaaagtgggtcacTTTGCAACAAATCAGTGGTTGAGAACCAGTTTTACCAGACAATTTAAatgtaacatacagtataaaaccTAGAGATAAATCACCACCTCGATTTAGCTGAgcacttttaaaatatatatatatatatatatatatatatacaccttaATAAATGGAAGGTTATGCCATTTAAGGACAGTCACCAACCCGGAAATTGAACTGTCGGTCAGGTTAAATGCGGTGAAGCGACGTGCATTTTGTAATCACATAACAAGATTAAAACAGGTTAAAATGGAGTGACAGAGAGAGGCCGATGGCTCGAGTGTAAAAGTCAAAGCTTGGTGCGCAGGGAAACCGATCACTCCAGTGCACCTGCTGGATACAAGACGCAGGCAAAgctaaaatgtgcaaaaaaatcaTGCTAACACGCATCACGGGAGTGTTTcgccatttgcaaaaaaaaaaaaaaaaaaaaaagtgtcactttACAGTCACCACAGGGACATTAAACGaagaaatacaaattattattgtacGTGACTCCACTTTAGAAATGCAAGTGTAACGGCGTGTATTTCAAAAGTGACACGTAGTCGCGAAGAAAATTGTGCGGAACCTTTTCTCTCTTGTCCCAGCTGTACTGCTTCGGTGCCGCCTCGTCCGTG carries:
- the rp2 gene encoding protein XRP2; amino-acid sequence: MGCFFSKKPKRKSSEKDERTPTTTTVETTTTSNAVPLGNNTDEAAPKQYSWDKREKVDPKDYMLTGLKDVTAGRLPGKLNGQQFVIQDCHDCDIYVFDHAAAVTVDDCVNCRIVLGPVKGSVFFRDCKQIRCVVACQQFRTRDCKKMEVFLCCATQPIIESSTGMKFGCFQYYYPELAFHFKDAGLSIFNNNWSNIHDFTPVAGETNWSLLPESAVVLESVPAPGADSDFKSVRVWADAARSIVPLTKGGRRKDSDESCLFVFFAGEYTTANARKMIDEATAKGFVLIQTKEVSMRPEDVKRVFQNDADDLVEWIGKGPVISLELNGDGVVEACKNIASEVFSGTKVFVSDNKNTSARDVDNFFNFADMQMGL